The genomic interval GAGGAAATTGTCGTTTGCCGTATCGGGCAACGCCGTGTCGCCATAGGGATTGTACTGGATCTCCGGCATCGGGAAGGCGACGATGGTGTCGACGTCGGCGTCGGTCGTGTTGCGGAACCGGTAGGCGACCTGGATCTCGTCGAGCGAGATGAAGAGATCCTCGCGGTCCATGGAGATCGCGTCGGTCCGCACGAGGACGAGACCACCGGTCTTCAGTTCGGCGATCGAATCGTTGGCCGCCGCCGGACCGGCGGCGAGGACAAGCACGGCAAGAGCAATGAGGCGGAACATGGCTGCGGTCTCCCGATGGCCGGTGTCGATGGCCGGCATGAACGGCTGCCGCCATCTTGCCACGCCGACCTCCCGGACGGAAAGCGGCCGTTCCGCCGCAGACCTAGAAGCCCGTCTCGATGCGCCCGTAGACCAGCGCCGTCAGCGCGTAGATCTGCGCGCCGATGAAGGGTCCGGCGATGACGATCATGACCAGGATCGCAACGATCTTGGGAATGAAGGTCAGCGTGACCTCCTGGACCTGCGTCAGCGCCTGCATGAGCGCAATGCCGATGCCGACCACCATGGCCGGCACGATCGCGGGGGCCGAGCCGACGATGATTGTCCAGATCGCGCTGCGCACGAGGTCGAGGGCGTCGGCTTCGTTCATGGTCAGGAGATCTTGACGCCGGGGCCGAGCAGGATGCCCTTGCCGTTGTCCAGCCCGAGCAGTGTGCCGTCGCTGTAGACCTCGACCGAGGTCACGACGCCGGTGGTGCCGATCGCATCCGTCGCGGTGCGTCCGATCAGGTCGTCGACCTGGCCGAAGGACATGTTGGTCAGCATGGCCTCCAGCTTGGTGTTGGTCTTCATCGCCTGCTCGACCTGCGAGAAGGTTGCCAGCTGCGCGAGCTGTTGGGTCGAGTCGACCGGGTCGGTCGGATCCTGGTTCTTCATCTGCGCCAGCATCAGTTGCAGGAAGGCGTTGTAGTCGAGCGTCAGCTGGTCGGTGGCGCTGACGGACGTCGTGGTCGCCGTCGTCGCCTGGGAAACGCTGGAAACGGTCATGGCACTCTCCCTCAGGCCGCTTCGGTTTCGGCAACGGCGGCGGTCTCGCCGCCGGACATGATCGCCGCCTCGAGCGGATAGAGGCCGCGGATCAGCTTCATCGCCTCGTAGGCGCGATCGGCCTCCACCAGGTCGACGACGTCGTCCAGTGCGGCCAGGATGTCGCGGTTGGCGAAGGTCCGCTGCGCGGAGCCGACCAGCATCAGATAGAGGTCGCGTGCCTGATCGGCCGAAGCCGGATCCATCAGCATGGACTGCAGCACGAAGTAGATCTGGCGCAGCGGGGTCGTGGTCTCATGCGGCTGCAGGACATGGTTCTCGAGGAGGAAGACCGCGTTGTTCATGAGTTCCAGACTCGTCTTGCGATCGACGCGCAACACCGCGCCGTTGATGTAGAGCCGTTCACCGGCCTTCAGGGCGATATGCATGGGATCAGCCTTTCAATCCGTCGCGGACCATCGCGTTGACGTCGATCAGCGCGTCCAGCGTTTCGGTCTCCCGCTGCCGGACCCGTTCGACCTCCTTGATCACCCAGATGCCGATCGAGATCAGGTCCGCCCGCAACGACGGCGGCAGTTCGTTGGCATCGTCGGCGAGGCTCTCGATGAAGAAGCTCCACAGCCGGCGGGTGTTGAAAATGGCCTCGACCGCTTCGCGGGACTTCAGGCCTTTCTCGCGGGCCCGTTCCAGTTGGGCGATCACGATGTCCATCGCCTGCCGCTCGTCGCTGCGCTGGTCGACGCAAAGGTCGTCGATCGTCTGGGCATAGGAAAAGCTGTACATGGAACCTCTCTCGTTGCTCCGGGAGCCGGCCGTGCGGACGGTCCGCGCAGGCCGGCCGTCACAGGTAGTTGAGGATGCTGAGCCGCTGGATCCGCGCGCTCACGGCATAGGTCGTCTCGAGCTGGGTGATCGCCGTGTTGAGCCGCACCGCGGTCTCCTCCGGGTTGACGTTCTCCAGCACGTTGATGCGCTGGTTGAGAATGCCGGCCTGGATCGCGAGGCGGTCGCTGGCGTTCGACACCCGTTCCTGGGCGATGCCCATCCTGCTCATCAGGTCGGTGACGCCGCCGATCGCCTCCCCGAGCAGGCCGATCGCCTTGTCGACGACCGCGCCGTAGGCGGCTTCTCCGAGCTGGCCGGTGCCGAGATCGGCCAGCATCGTGAAGACCGCGGCGAGCGTGCGGAACGCCGTCTCGTTTGCGCTGACCGAGATCCCGAGCGTCTCGCTCGCCGAGATCCGGCTGCTGACTGCGTCGTTGGAGGCACTCGACCAGTCCGCGCCCCAAGCGGGATCGTCGAACAGCGGCATGTAGAAGTTGGTCAGGAAGTCGTCCATATCCGCCGCGGAAATGGTCGACACTGCCGGATCGTCCTGGGAGAAGCCGAAGCGCGCCACGAAGGCGGCATCCACCGCAGCCTTGTTCGAGGCCGCCGGCGTTTCGAAATAGTTCGCCATCGGCGCGACGTCGGTGTTGAGCCCGGCGAACAGATAGTTGCCGTTGACCTGCGTGTTCAGCCGCGAGATCAGCAGGTCCAGTCCGCCCTGTCCCTCGCCCTTGGCCACGGAGGCGCTGCCGTCGCTGTCGCGCACGCCCACCAGAGTGGCCAGGAACGACTGCGCCGTGCCCAGCACGTCGCCAAGCGCGGCCTGGGTCACGTCCAGTCGGGAGGCGGCCAGGGCGTTGGTGTCGATGATCGCATTGAGCCGCGTGTGCTCGGAGCGCAGCGCGATCGCCTCGCCCGTCCGGCTGCCGAGATCGAGGCCGATATCCGCCTTGCGGCCGGTGGACATTTCGACCTGCAGCCTGGCCAGGTTGGCCGACTGCTTCATGAGCAGGCCGCGCGATGTGTCGGAAAGCGTGAATGTCGAGATGTAGGTCGTCTTCATGGCAGTCACCTCGCGGCGGTCAGGAGGTCTTCAAGCATTCTGTCGACGGCGGCGATCAGCTTTGCCGCCGCCGCATAGGCCCGCTCGATGTCGAGCAGCCGGGTCATTTCCTCGTCCAGATTGACGCCCGTCGCGTTCGACAGGGATTCGGCCGTGCGCGTCACGATGACCGCCTGGACCTCGAGGTTGCTGGTCGCGGTCTGCCGCTCGCGCTGCAGCCAGCTTGCCGAGGAACTGGCGAAGCCCTTCAACGTGTCGGTCGGATCCAGTTCCACGCCGCCGTCGAAGACCCTCGGCTGATTGAAGGCGTTGAGGAACTGCTGCAGGCGGTCGGAATAGCCGGCCAGGTCACCCGGATTGTAGTCGTAGTCCGGATTGAGTGGATCCGAGATGCCACCATCGCGCAGCAGGTCGAGATTGCCACCCTGGTCCGGATCGACGCTGGCGCTGATGCGGATGTCGCCGGCAAGGCCGGCAACCAGCGTGCTCGCTGCCGGGACCGCCGGCGCGCCGGCGTAAGTGAACAGGCCTGCCTGGTCCGGACCGCCGCCGCCACTCTGGTCG from Polymorphum gilvum SL003B-26A1 carries:
- the fliQ gene encoding flagellar biosynthesis protein FliQ; protein product: MNEADALDLVRSAIWTIIVGSAPAIVPAMVVGIGIALMQALTQVQEVTLTFIPKIVAILVMIVIAGPFIGAQIYALTALVYGRIETGF
- the flgD gene encoding flagellar hook assembly protein FlgD, with protein sequence MTVSSVSQATTATTTSVSATDQLTLDYNAFLQLMLAQMKNQDPTDPVDSTQQLAQLATFSQVEQAMKTNTKLEAMLTNMSFGQVDDLIGRTATDAIGTTGVVTSVEVYSDGTLLGLDNGKGILLGPGVKIS
- the flbT gene encoding flagellar biosynthesis repressor FlbT, with product MHIALKAGERLYINGAVLRVDRKTSLELMNNAVFLLENHVLQPHETTTPLRQIYFVLQSMLMDPASADQARDLYLMLVGSAQRTFANRDILAALDDVVDLVEADRAYEAMKLIRGLYPLEAAIMSGGETAAVAETEAA
- the flaF gene encoding flagellar biosynthesis regulator FlaF, whose translation is MYSFSYAQTIDDLCVDQRSDERQAMDIVIAQLERAREKGLKSREAVEAIFNTRRLWSFFIESLADDANELPPSLRADLISIGIWVIKEVERVRQRETETLDALIDVNAMVRDGLKG
- a CDS encoding flagellar hook-associated family protein, translated to MKTTYISTFTLSDTSRGLLMKQSANLARLQVEMSTGRKADIGLDLGSRTGEAIALRSEHTRLNAIIDTNALAASRLDVTQAALGDVLGTAQSFLATLVGVRDSDGSASVAKGEGQGGLDLLISRLNTQVNGNYLFAGLNTDVAPMANYFETPAASNKAAVDAAFVARFGFSQDDPAVSTISAADMDDFLTNFYMPLFDDPAWGADWSSASNDAVSSRISASETLGISVSANETAFRTLAAVFTMLADLGTGQLGEAAYGAVVDKAIGLLGEAIGGVTDLMSRMGIAQERVSNASDRLAIQAGILNQRINVLENVNPEETAVRLNTAITQLETTYAVSARIQRLSILNYL